In Cygnus olor isolate bCygOlo1 chromosome 22, bCygOlo1.pri.v2, whole genome shotgun sequence, a genomic segment contains:
- the FXYD2 gene encoding sodium/potassium-transporting ATPase subunit gamma → MRFVSQLTRFPLGARSQSETPAGRHTDMMGDEQAPEQGLDRFSYDYETIRNGGLIFAVVAFVIGLLIILSQRFHCGGKKKRRQGNEEDL, encoded by the exons ATGAGGTTTGTCTCCCAATTAACGCGCTTCCCCCTGGGTGCCCGCTCCCAGAGCGAGACGCCCGCCGGACGGCACACCGACATGATGGGTGACG agCAAGCGCCCGAGCAGGGCCTGGACAGGTTCAGCTATG ACTATGAGACCATCCGCAATGGGGGGCTGATCTTCGCCGTCGTGGCGTTTGTCATCGGGCTCCTCATCATCCTCA GCCAGCGGTTCCACTGCggagggaagaagaagaggag ACAAGGAAACGAGGAGGACCTGTAG